The sequence below is a genomic window from Bos javanicus breed banteng chromosome 21, ARS-OSU_banteng_1.0, whole genome shotgun sequence.
CTTGTAGGTCGCTTGTACCAAGTTGAATATGCCATGGAAGCTATTGGACACGCAGGCACCTGTTTGGGAATTTTAGCAAACGATGGTGTTCTGCTTGCAGCAGAGAGACGCAACATCCACAAGCTTCTTGATGaagtctttttttctgaaaaaatttaTAAACTGAATGAGTAAGTGCAATCTTAGGGAAGAGAGTTGAAAACATCTCATCATATTTTGGGAGGGCTATGCACTATGACACGGTACAATTGaacagtttgttgtgtttttacttttgaaaattccTGGTTTTAACGTAACCTGCTTGAAACCTCCTTGAAGCCCACGACCATAAATGCAGGGCCAGGTACTCAGTGGAGAAACGTTGTACAGTGATGAGAGTACAGGCATGGCGGTCACTCAGCTTTGGGTTTAATCTAGGTTCCACCAATACAAGCTGTGACTTCACACCCATtgtttaacttctctgggcctccagtAGAGCCTACTGGAGTCATTGTGGCagttcagtgaaataaaatgaatgagtgaaataaGCTAGCACAGTGTTAGGAATATAGGAGGACCTCGAGGTATTGTTTAGAATGGTTAGGAGGAATTAGTTTTAATTATACTGAATCTTAACAAAGACCATGCCTCCTGGAGGTCTTAGAAAAGTTTAGACAGGGCCTGTACACTAGTGAAATTTCTGCTATACTTGGGTGTACAGGACTGCAGCTAGCAGAGTGGATTTGCTGATTGGAGACCCTCCCTTCTGTGGTGCGCCATGTGAATGTTGGCTGTAGGGCCTTTTTGATACACCCACCCTGGAAAGTGTCATCCCTCCACAGTCACTGTCGGGCCCTCTCAAGCAGCCTGCAGGCTTGATTGGGCACAGTGCCAGAGGAGTCAAGGCTGTAGGATAGCCGGGGCAGCCTTCAGGAAACGGAGggtagataaagaaaatgcaCTCTCCCAGTGAGCCTAGCCCTGGGCTTCCTTGTCAGGCTCAAAAATATCCTGCCCTTCGGGTCCCTTCATCTTCACCCCCATCAAGTGAAGCCTTTGAAAGTAAGAATACTTATTCCCAAGAATGTGAAGTAGTCTGTCTTCCTGTCTGGCtaaacatttttcttccttgCGGTTGAATCTTCTTGGGATTTACCCTAGCTTCCTAGTGTTTATTCTCTTGCCCTGTTCACAGGGTGGTGATGGTAAATGCATCTGTTGTGAAGAACTCAAGGGTGCATTTTTTATCTTATGTGTTGAATGACAACAAGTTGAAAGTTTCCAACAAAGATAAAACTCATGTAGTTTTTGCCTGAAGGGTGTAGCACCTGTGAGTAAGCATGGTGAATTTCTAATAGAATTTAGTGTATTGTAAAACTTGTAAAATACCTCTGGCAAGCATCCTCCCTAATTACAGataaatgtctttcttttctgcaaGGGATATGGCCTGTAGCGTGGCAGGCATAACTTCTGATGCTAATGTTCTGACCAATGAACTGAGGCTCATTGCGCAAAGGTATGGTCATAAATAATTGATATGTAAAGTTAATTTTGATGTTTCTAAgaagaatgcattttttttaaagattaaagtaattaaaaaccTATTAACTGAAAATTACAGTTTATTTCTTTAACCAAACTTGTAAaatatttggttggccaaaaagatcattcatcttatggaaaacctgaatgaactttttggccaacccagtattgtTTACGGTAAGGTTATTAAGCGTTGCCATACCCTCTGCCTTCCCCCTTCAGATTACAACTATTATGTTGTCCCCATggcagagatatttttaaaaggatattttgCTTAGTGTGTGTAGTGTTTCAGAGAAAACTATTAATATGCCAGTTTCTTTATCCTAGGTATTTATTACAGTATCAGGAGCCAATTCCTTGTGAGCAGTTGGTCACAGCACTGTGTGATATCAAACAAGCTTATACACAGTTTGGAGGTACTGAAACCTTTGGAAATTTTATTCCCAAGAGTTAAAACGTTTTATGAGTAATAACCTTTttgaaacagtaaaaagaaattgaaaatgaaataagtaGACACTTTTCATACATTCCAGCTTCATGAACTAACTGGCTTCTCCTATGTAGACTatcaaacattttattaatagaCTACTGAAAGGCCAAAATAACAtgttaaaatcagaaaacaaatgaCTTTTTACGTAATAGTAATGGTATTCAGCACTGGTCATCTGTGTATTCCCTCTCCTCACCGCATCCAAATCCTAGAAACAAAAGTGGAATTTCTGATGGAGCTTATCTGTGGTGGCCAGAACATGAGCAGTTTATGAATGCTTAACTTCACAGGAGAGGGGTTAGCCACATTCACTGAGCTCAAGTAACCATAGTGATGTTAAATTTAGAGTGTTGATATGTGTGACTTTGTTTTCTCTGTTAAAGGAAAACGTCCTTTTGGTGTTTCATTGCTTTACATTGGCTGGGATAAGCACTATGGCTTTCAGCTCTATCAGAGCGATCCTAGTGGAAATTATGGAGGTTGGAAAGCCACATGCATTGGAAACAATAGTGCTGTGAGTATTTTTGTGTTGCTATAAAAATCTAGCAAAAGGTCTAATCACTGCCATAATTACAAAGTAGTGATGAGTGtaaacaacattttaaagtagCTGCAACAAACTTAACATGATATGAAAATCTCCGTGATTTCTATTGGTGATAAAGTCACAGGTAGTACTAATACTGCTAGGATTTATTACCTACAATAATAACGAAAGGAAGTACCAGTTTTCAGTTAGAAGTTGTGAAAATAAGATCtagtttttttgggtttttccCACAGAATAGTCACAGACTCCCTGAATTCTGTCACGGATCCCTGGGGTCCATTCATAGATCATCACCCTCCCTCCTTCACACCCCTATCCCATGTCTACCCTCCCTGCCATCGAAATTGTTTATATTGGTTATAATGCCAATAATAATTTGGCATTATTCGTGTTCCTAAAAATGTACAGttttaaaggaaattctctatgttgattcttctttatgttttataGGCAGCTGTATCAATGT
It includes:
- the PSMA4 gene encoding proteasome subunit alpha type-4; this encodes MSRRYDSRTTIFSPEGRLYQVEYAMEAIGHAGTCLGILANDGVLLAAERRNIHKLLDEVFFSEKIYKLNEDMACSVAGITSDANVLTNELRLIAQRYLLQYQEPIPCEQLVTALCDIKQAYTQFGGKRPFGVSLLYIGWDKHYGFQLYQSDPSGNYGGWKATCIGNNSAAAVSMLKQDYKEGEMTLKSALALAIKVLNKTMDVSKLSAEKVEIATLTRENGKTVIRVLKQKEVEQLIKKHEEEEAKAEREKKEKEQKEKDK